Proteins from a genomic interval of Chryseobacterium indologenes:
- a CDS encoding T9SS type A sorting domain-containing protein — translation MGGTSATKLKFAAASTSKRFFIDDIKVDMNGSLSVDNAKASAKKFVKNTSVDNDIYFGVKSEVKIYNVNGQLVKTASVAENGTVHIAELPKGIYIVTGIVNGKSTSEKVIKK, via the coding sequence GTGGGAGGAACTTCCGCTACAAAACTGAAATTTGCAGCCGCTTCAACTTCAAAACGTTTTTTTATTGATGATATCAAAGTTGATATGAACGGATCTCTTTCAGTGGATAATGCTAAAGCATCTGCTAAAAAGTTCGTTAAAAATACTTCGGTAGATAATGACATTTATTTTGGTGTAAAATCAGAGGTGAAAATTTATAATGTAAACGGACAACTGGTGAAAACAGCATCAGTAGCTGAGAACGGAACAGTACATATCGCAGAGCTTCCAAAAGGCATTTATATTGTAACGGGAATTGTAAATGGAAAAAGTACTTCTGAGAAAGTAATTAAAAAATAG
- a CDS encoding carbohydrate binding domain-containing protein — translation MKKIFTILGIVGVAAFANAQNLVINPGFENGTTGWSATNPGTGTPYYLPTVTTTNPYAGINSVEYTAATATTGFEQDIPVSPGVTYTISFWYKAIGDNTDARIWANYLDASNAAIYQGATAATDPLRGPNNGYLPASTAWTQHSVTVTAPANVVKLHLQVRAYNNSTQVAFDDFSVTSGTLAVGEVLPSKHRMIKNTFVKSNEITFGADVKDVKIFNMYGQVVKQASVKENGTVNVAELAKGSYIVTGTVNKEAVSQKILKD, via the coding sequence ATGAAAAAAATCTTTACTATTTTAGGAATTGTAGGAGTTGCAGCTTTTGCAAACGCACAAAACTTAGTAATCAATCCTGGTTTTGAAAACGGAACTACAGGTTGGTCTGCAACTAATCCGGGTACTGGTACCCCTTATTATCTGCCTACTGTAACAACAACTAATCCGTATGCGGGTATAAATTCAGTAGAATATACTGCAGCAACTGCCACTACAGGATTTGAACAAGATATTCCTGTGTCTCCTGGGGTAACTTATACAATATCTTTTTGGTATAAAGCAATTGGAGATAATACTGATGCAAGAATCTGGGCTAATTATCTAGATGCTTCAAACGCTGCTATTTACCAGGGAGCTACAGCAGCTACGGACCCTCTAAGAGGTCCGAATAATGGATATTTGCCGGCAAGTACTGCATGGACCCAGCATTCTGTTACCGTAACTGCTCCGGCAAATGTTGTTAAATTACATTTACAAGTTCGTGCCTATAATAATTCTACACAGGTTGCTTTTGATGATTTCTCAGTAACCTCAGGAACATTAGCAGTGGGAGAAGTTTTACCTTCAAAACATAGAATGATTAAAAACACTTTCGTAAAAAGCAATGAAATTACTTTCGGAGCCGATGTGAAGGATGTGAAGATTTTCAACATGTACGGACAAGTCGTAAAACAAGCTTCTGTTAAAGAAAACGGAACTGTAAACGTTGCTGAATTAGCAAAAGGAAGCTATATCGTAACAGGAACTGTAAACAAAGAAGCAGTATCTCAAAAAATCTTAAAAGACTAA